In Juglans microcarpa x Juglans regia isolate MS1-56 chromosome 7D, Jm3101_v1.0, whole genome shotgun sequence, the following are encoded in one genomic region:
- the LOC121239550 gene encoding succinate dehydrogenase subunit 6, mitochondrial translates to MGESSEDLQQSFFRRHWEGYKEFWAERFSFLDNYSRFIKRDKPLPSWSSFDVQEFIASDPVHGPTLQTAREAVNFGLTGSVIGAVSTAGVAWKYSRSLHGAGLSFLAGGVFGWTFGHEVANHWLQLYRLDTMAAQVKFMEWWERKCEGRS, encoded by the exons ATGGGGGAATCTTCAGAAGACTTGCAGCAATCGTTCTTCAGGAGGCACTGGGAGGGTTACAAGGAATTCTGGGCAGAGAGGTTTTCTTTCTTGGACAACTATTCCAGGTTCATCAAGCGTGATAAGCCCCTCCCCTCGTGGTCCTCCTTCGATGTCCAAGAGTTCATTGCTTCCGACCCTGTTCACGGCCCCACC CTGCAAACTGCTAGGGAAGCCGTGAACTTTGGGCTCACTGGAAGTGTTATTGGAGCTGTATCTACTGCAGGTGTTGCCTGGAAATATTCGAGGAGCTTACATG GTGCTGGGCTATCCTTTCTAGCCGGAGGTGTGTTTGGTTGGACATTTGGACACGAAGTTGCAAACCACTGGCTGCAACTTTACAGGTTGGACACCATGGCTGCACAGGTTAAGTTTATGGAGTGGTGGGAAAGGAAGTGTGAGGGACGGTCTTAA